A stretch of the Vigna radiata var. radiata cultivar VC1973A chromosome 7, Vradiata_ver6, whole genome shotgun sequence genome encodes the following:
- the LOC106766769 gene encoding SKP1-like protein 1A, translated as MASTKKITLKSSDGEAFEVDEIVALESQTIKHMIEDDCADSGIPLPNVTSKILAKVIEYCKKHVEANSADEKPTEDELKAWDADFVKVDQATLFDLILAANYLNIKNLLDLTCQTVADMIKGKTPEEIRKTFNIKNDFTPEEEEEVRRENQWAFE; from the exons ATGGCATCAACAAAGAAGATCACGCTGAAGAGTTCGGACGGTGAGGCGTTCGAAGTGGATGAGATTGTAGCTCTGGAGTCTCAGACGATAAAGCATATGATAGAGGATGATTGTGCCGACAGCGGAATTCCTCTCCCCAATGTCACAAGCAAAATTCTTGCAAAGGTAATTGAGTACTGTAAGAAACACGTTGAGGCCAATAGCGCTGATGAAAAGCCTACCGAGGACGAGCTTAAGGCTTGGGATGCTGATTTCGTCAAAGTTGATCAGGCCACGCTCTTCGATCTCATTCTG GCTGCTAATTACCTGAATATCAAGAACCTTTTGGACCTTACATGCCAGACTGTAGCTGACATGATAAAGGGGAAGACTCCTGAGGAAATTCGCAAGACTTTTAACATTAAGAATGACTTCACCcctgaggaagaagaagaagttcgTAGGGAAAATCAATGGGCTTTTGAATGA
- the LOC106765778 gene encoding uncharacterized protein LOC106765778, giving the protein MDKRPEHGANASLLPSNGIGSRFSNLNKSFKYSIRSLLTSCSKEEFYKAFSSFSNTEREFLHRLFLQVITSLHENIEEGFETICLQTQAGATLDAVEEIVEEQDLDVLFSDRSNIMDVSENLSMAKKKEIQHLMHMVQLGEEHNQMLRNRLQILREDNKVLSGASQAVEKFKNMNLNYGANSGDGIRDV; this is encoded by the exons ATGGATAAAAGACCTGAACATGGAGCCAATGCCTCGCTATTGCCTTCTAATGGAATAGGATCCAGGTTCTCCAATTTGAACAAGTCTTTCAAATATTCTATCAGATCTTTGCTCACTTCATGCTCAAAAGAG GAATTTTATAAAGCATTTTCAAGTTTCTCTAACACTGAAAGGGAATTTCTCCATCGCCTATTTCTTCAG GTCATTACTTCATTGCACGAAAACATAGAG GAAGGGTTTGAGACAATCTGCCTTCAAACACAG GCAGGAGCCACTCTTGATGCTGTGGAGGAAATTGTGGAAGAACAAGATCTGGATGTCCTGTTTTCAGATAG GAGTAATATAATGGATGTTTCTGAGAATCTGTCTATggcaaagaagaaagaaattcaacacTTAATGCATATGGTTCAATTG GGAGAGGAACATAATCAAATGTTGCGCAACCGACTGCAAATCCTTAGGGAAGACAACAAAGTATTATCTGGCGCTTCCCAAGCTGTTGAGAAG TTCAAGAACATGAATTTAAATTATGGAGCCAACAGCGGTGATGGGATCCGTGATGTATAA